A window from Mycolicibacterium tokaiense encodes these proteins:
- a CDS encoding MmcQ/YjbR family DNA-binding protein: MARRARCTIEDFTDLVGQLDEVARSNHRNYAKFTVSAKTFAYLWPQTSTVGLRQTIAEQLALVAERPATFEIQFTSGDFGWVVVHLNKVRRDELAELTFEAWRLTAPEPLVIARADRLPH, encoded by the coding sequence ATGGCCCGGCGCGCCCGCTGCACCATCGAGGACTTCACCGACCTGGTGGGTCAGCTCGACGAGGTCGCCCGCAGCAACCACCGCAACTACGCCAAGTTCACGGTGTCGGCGAAGACCTTCGCCTACCTGTGGCCGCAGACCAGCACCGTCGGACTGCGCCAGACCATCGCCGAACAGCTGGCTCTGGTGGCCGAGCGGCCGGCGACGTTCGAAATCCAGTTCACCTCGGGTGATTTCGGGTGGGTGGTGGTGCACCTGAACAAAGTGCGGCGCGACGAGCTGGCCGAGCTGACCTTCGAGGCATGGCGGTTGACGGCACCGGAACCGTTGGTGATCGCCCGCGCCGACCGGTTGCCGCACTGA